One genomic segment of Drosophila melanogaster chromosome 3L includes these proteins:
- the CG10862 gene encoding uncharacterized protein codes for MPARRSERIAARGDANGSPTNESNTGPVGRVRRGTNSRDQSDRPRGGRAAPRGRRTIVRPEIRFSTPTMDERQRARIEAMAAIAAGTDSEDTEGSAEEVRSQSFFAVSVFLTARLGTPGRRATSTPAAVPSRRGRRTVSISVATPSNPPVRATVIRQGSQMHLTRGLPTVTENVPMDETFDTESLQSNSLVLRLFRIESGIPTQGDPLTITRLRREISEFSTDQTEGCKAEMVGDNLFHWVATIPGPSETVYEGGRFRVEIVFPRNYPFYPPYLAFLTKTYHCNIALSGRICLDILGSKWSPALSVSKVLISIMSLLADPNPHDPMEVSVADVFKGNRALHDKNAREWTKKYAK; via the exons ATGCCAGCACGACGAAGTGAAAGGATTGCGGCACGTGGGGATGCTAATGGTAGCCCAACAAACGAGTCCAACACGGGACCTGTGGGAAGAGTTCGCCGTGGTACGAACTCAAGGGACCAGTCCGATAGACCACGTGGTGGCCGTGCAGCCCCCAGGGGCAGGCGAACTATTGTTCGTCCTGAAATTCGTTTTTCGACACCG ACAATGGACGAAAGACAACGTGCGAGAATCGAGGCTATGGCTGCGATAGCTGCTGGTACAGATTCTGAGGATACTGAAGGATCTGCCGAAGAAGTCCGCTCTCAATCATTCtttgctgtttctgtttttttgaCTGCCCGACTGGGAACTCCTGGTCGTCGAGCAACTAGTACACCAGCCGCTGTCCCGTCACGTCGTGGCCGCAGGACGGTTTCAATTTCAGTAGCTACACCTTCGAATCCGCCTGTTCGGGCCACTGTAATACGCCAAGGTTCACAGATGCACCTAACCAGAGGTCTACCAACTGTGACTGAAAATGTGCCAATGGACGAAACTTTTGACACTGAGTCGTTGCAAAGCAACTCTCTGGTGCTAAGACTTTTTCGCATCGAATCCGGAATACCCACCCAAGGTGATCCCCTCACCATCACTAGGCTCCGTCGAGAGATCTCAGAGTTCTCAACCGATCAAACGGAAGGGTGTAAGGCGGAGATGGTGGGCGACAATCTGTTCCACTGGGTAGCCACGATCCCAGGTCCCTCGGAAACAGTTTACGAAGGTGGGCGTTTTAGAGTGGAGATAGTCTTTCCCAGGAACTATCCATTTTATCCCCCCTATCTTGCGTTTTTAACCAAGACTTACCACTGCAACATCGCTTTATCTGGGCGCATTTGCCTGGATATTCTCGGCTCGAAGTGGTCGCCAGCTTTGTCGGTTTCCAAGGTACTTATATCCATAATGTCATTGCTGGCAGACCCGAATCCACACGATCCTATGGAGGTATCCGTAGCAGATGTTTTCAAGGGAAACCGTGCCCTCCACGACAAGAATGCACGCGAATGGACCAAAAAATATGCCAAGTGA
- the CG43098 gene encoding uncharacterized protein, with translation MSARTRRYERDEVVQLLRNPSNKPQRIILILDSRFIPEELTTANRVRPDIHIFSGPAIPNLLGGSFMPLNLSNANSWVYSVLLQSPIVRPAYPRRVRYTSVSQWSPPMRTRMGRNEIFPEDIGGEILTAMMVNPELDTLMRLDPIKAMSLILRIANYFLH, from the coding sequence ATGAGCGCCAGAACTAGGCGCTACGAACGTGACGAAGTAGTGCAGCTTCTTAGAAACCCATCAAATAAGCCCCAGcgaattatattaatattggATTCAAGATTTATCCCTGAAGAACTGACGACCGCCAACCGTGTGAGGCCTGACATTCACATATTTTCCGGACCTGCAATACCAAATTTGTTAGGCGGGTCTTTCATGCCGCTGAATCTGTCCAATGCGAACTCGTGGGTGTACTCTGTTCTATTGCAAAGTCCAATAGTTCGCCCTGCTTATCCTCGTCGAGTTCGCTACACTTCCGTGTCTCAGTGGAGTCCTCCAATGCGTACACGAATGGGACGGAACGAGATTTTTCCGGAGGACATTGGAGGAGAGATACTGACGGCAATGATGGTGAACCCAGAATTAGACACACTAATGCGCCTCGATCCCATTAAAGCCATGTCCCTGATCCTGCGTATTGCAAACTACTTTCTCCACTGA